The Gadus chalcogrammus isolate NIFS_2021 chromosome 10, NIFS_Gcha_1.0, whole genome shotgun sequence genome contains a region encoding:
- the faf2 gene encoding FAS-associated factor 2 has translation MAAPEEQELSQAQTEKLLQFQDLTGLESMDQCRRTLEQHNWNIEAAVQDRLNEQEGVPSVFNPPPSRPLQVNTADHRVYSYIVSRPQPRGLLGWSYYLIMLPFRLTYYTLLDVFRFALRFVRPDPRGRVTDPVGDVVSFIQTFEEKYGRSHPVFYQGTYSQALNDAKRELRYLLVYLHGEDHQDTDEFCRSTLCTEEVVTFINARMLFWACSTSKPEGFRVSQALRENTYPFLAMIMLKDRKMTVVGRLEGLVQPEDLINQLNFIMEANQTYLVSERLEREERNQTQVLRQQQDEAYLMSLRADQEKDRKKREEQEQKRQEEELVLQSALAEERKRRNLEEEKERKSECLPQEPPADDPESVKIVFKLPNDTRVERRFLFDQSLTVIYDFLFSLKETPEKYQIVTNFPRRVLPCLPTEEQPNPPTLKEAGLSRSEVLFVQDLTDD, from the exons ATGGCGGCGCCAGAGGAGCAAGAGTTATCCCAGGCGCAGACTGAAAAACTCCTACAATTCCAG GACCTGACTGGCTTGGAGTCCATGGACCAATGTCGTCGTACACTAGAACAGCACAATTGGAACATTGAG GCAGCAGTGCAAGACAGACTCAATGAACAGGAAGGAGTTCCAAGTGTGTTTAACCCTCCGCCATCCAGGCCCTTACAAGTCAACACTGCAGACCACAGAGTGTATAGTTACATTGTCTCAAGGCCACAACCACGG GGGTTACTAGGATGGAGCTACTACTTGATAATGCTACCGTTCCGATTGACATACTACACCCTTTTGGACGTATTCAG GTTTGCCCTGAGATTCGTACGACCGGACCCCCGCGGCCGTGTTACCGACCCAGTAGGGGATGTTGTGTCCTTCATTCAAACCTTTGAGGAGAAGTATGGTCGATCACACCCAGTATTTTACCAGGGGACATACAGCCAG GCGCTGAATGATGCCAAACGTGAGCTCCGTTACTTATTAGTGTACCTTCACGGAGAGGACCACCAGGACACTGACGAGTTCTGCCG CTCCACATTGTGTACAGAAGAGGTTGTAACCTTCATTAACGCGCGGATGCTCTTCTGGGCTTGCTCCACCAGCAAGCCCGAGGGATTCAGAG TTTCCCAGGCACTGCGTGAGAATACCTATCCATTCCTGGCCATGATCATGCTGAAGGACCGAAAGATGACTGTTGTGGGCAGACTAGAAGGGTTGGTTCAGCCAGAAGACCTCATCAACCAACTCAACTTCATCATGGAAGCCAACCAAACATATCTGGTGTCAGAGCGCCTGGAGCG ggaggagaggaaccaGACTCAAGTGCTGAGACAGCAGCAGGATGAGGCCTACCTGATGTCTCTCCGCGCTGACCAGGAGAAAGACcgaaagaagagggaggagcaggagcagaagagacaagaggaggagctggtccTCCAGAGTGCTCTAGCTGAAGAACGGAAGCGAAGG AACctcgaggaggagaaggagaggaagtcTGAATGTCTTCCTCAGGAGCCTCCCGCAGATGATCCAGAGAGTGTCAAGATAGTTTTCAAGCTGCCCAACGACACACGCGTAGAGAGACGCTTCCTGTTTGATCAGTCACTGACG GTTATATATGACTTCCTGTTCTCTTTGAAAGAAACCCCAGAGAAGTACCAGATAGTTACAAACTTTCCCCGTCGAGTCTTGCCCTGCCTCCCCACCGAGGAGcagcccaacccccccaccctgaagGAGGCAGGACTCAGCCGCTCAGAGGTCCTTTTTGTTCAGGACCTCACAGACGATTAA
- the slc30a9 gene encoding proton-coupled zinc antiporter SLC30A9, mitochondrial isoform X2, producing MIPILVKRPWYVFCRVSLQHRASLSHRLPRTPQLSGWQGGGLPNVWFRLPAWRVASPCLGQLHYYCTSGDSKDGPPKPLSVNVPSTEKVLSAPTAATTPGATLLGLTKTETIQVRVRAVLKKREYGSKYTQNNFITAVRAMNEFCLKPSDLEQLRKIRRRSPHDDTEAFTVFLRSDVEAKALDVWGSPEALARERKLRKVVEQEYQENIYRNQQLLKEYKDFWGNTKPRSNVRATFLQGPGKVVMVAICINGLNFFFKLLAWVYTGSASMFSEAIHSLADTCNQALLALGISQSVRNPDAVHPYGFSNMRYIASLISGVGIFMMGAGLSWYHGIMGLLHPQQMESLLWAYCILAGSLVSEGATLLVAINEIKKSAREHGISFYEYVMQSRDPSTNVVLLEDAAAVLGVIMAASCMGLTSLTGNPYYDSLGSLGVGTLLGAVSAFLIYTNTEALIGRSIQAEHVQKLTEFLENDPAVRAIHDVKATDLGLSKVRFKAEVDFDGRVVTRSYLEKQDIDQILNEIQLVKTSEDLENFMLKHGENIIDTLGAEVDRLEKELKQRNPEVRHVDLEIL from the exons ATGATCCCGATCCTGGTAAAGCGACCATGGTATGTTTTCTGCAGGGTCTCTTTGCAGCACAGAGCGTCTCTGTCACACCGATTACCGAGGACTCCGCAGCTGTCTG GTTGGCAAGGGGGAGGCCTGCCCAACGTATGGTTTCGCCTGCCAGCCTGGCGTGTAGCATCTCCATGTCTAGGCCAGCTACACTACTACTGTACCTCTGGTGACAGTAAGGATGGGCCTCCTAAACCACTGTCGGTCAATGTTCCAAGCACAGAGAAGGTGCTGTCTG CCCCAACAGCAGCAACCACCCCAG GTGCAACACTCCTGGGGTTGACTAAAACGGAGACGATACAGGTCAGAG TACGAGCTGTCCTGAAAAAACGCGAGTATGGATCCAAGTACACGCAGAACAACTTCATCACGGCGGTGAGAGCCATGAATGAATTCTGTCTCAAGCCCAG TGACCTTGAGCAGTTGCGGAAGATTAGGAGGCGGAGCCCGCACGATGACACGGAGGCTTTTACGGTCTTCCTGCGCTCTGATGTCGAAGCAAA AGCACTCGATGTATGGGGAAGTCCTGAAGCTCTGGCCAGAGAGAGGAAACTCAGGAAAGTGGTTGAGCAGGAATACCAAGAAA ATATTTATCGAAATCAGCAGTTGCTGAAAGAATATAAAGACTTCTGGGGAAACACTAAG CCTAGATCAAACGTGAGGGCCACGTTTCTACAAGGTCCAGGGAAAGTGGTTATGGTCGCTATTTGCAT CAATGGGCTGAACTTCTTCTTCAAGCTCCTGGCATGGGTGTACACTGGGTCTGCCAGCATGTTCTCTGAAGCCATACACTCCTTGGCCGACACCTGCAACCaggccctgctggccctggGGATCAGCCAGTCGGTCCGCAACCCTGACGCCGTGCATCC GTATGGCTTCTCCAACATGCGGTACATTGCCTCCCTCATCAGTGGAGTGGGCATCTTCATGATGGGAGCCGGTCTCTCCTGGTACCACGGCATCATGGGACTGCTTCATCCACAGCAGATGGAGTCCCTCTTGTGG GCCTACTGTATCTTGGCTGGCTCATTGGTCTCCGAAGGAG CTACATTACTAGTTGCCATCAATGAAATAAAGAAGAGTGCCCGTGAACATGGAATCTCATTTTATGAATACG TGATGCAGAGTCGAGACCCCAGCACCAACGTGGTGCTGCtggaggatgctgctgctgttctgGGGGTCATTATGGCCGCAAGCTGCATGGGGCTCACCTCCCTCACGG GTAACCCCTACTACGACAGCCTGGGGTCCCTGGGGGTGGGCACCCTGCTTGGGGCCGTCTCAGCCTTCCTCATCTACACAAACACGGAGGCCCTGATTGGACGATCCATACAGGCTGAGCACGTGCAGAAACTCACCGAGTTCTTGGAGAACGACCCGGCTGTCAG GGCCATCCACGACGTGAAGGCCACTGACCTGGGCCTCAGCAAGGTGCGCTTCAAGGCGGAGGTAGACTTTGACGGGAGGGTGGTGACACGGTCGTACCTGGAGAAGCAGGACATCGATCAGATTCTCAAC GAAATCCAGCTGGTGAAGACCTCGGAGGACCTGGAGAACTTCATGCTGAAGCACGGGGAGAACATCATCGACACCCTAGGGGCGGAGGTGGACCGCTTGGAGAAGGAGCTCAAG CAACGTAACCCGGAGGTTCGCCACGTGGACCTGGAGATCCTGTAA
- the rnf44 gene encoding RING finger protein 44 isoform X2, translating into MRPWEIAVNRRPPTAPLNQRRFPGEPCNTPVHLRRSPPLRRQWVGRDRPALHGSLIQDENFHRLLFSQHQHQQQQQQQQHPQVPLDESRHYNHASAPPRMLHAAAHLPQQSPIMVDLHDQMHQGSVPISYTITTVTTHGFPIHAGPPLAGCNTQQLPACSVMFSGQLSLLCCLPPPLLQACTMQHMPVSYQAFPPLISSEHFILHPSPSVPPHPQHQTHLTPLSQFVPLQPQHPRMRMENEVDLRGEQHALGTFPYPPSHHPPAMPPSIPLPYLPQEPLHQELSFGVPFPHMLPRRVSGQRYRLQQAPPAPPPPPSYYPGFLPYFLSMLPVPPTTVGPAISLDLDVDDVEMENYEALLNLAERLGEAKPRGLTKADIEHLPSYRFNLENHLSEQTLCVVCFCDFECRQLLRVLPCNHEFHAKCVDKWLKTNRTCPICRADASDVHREAE; encoded by the exons ATGCGACCATGGGAAATAGCAGTCAATAGGCGGCCACCAACTGCCCCTTTAAATCAGAGGAGGTTTCCCGGAGAGCCCTGTAACACACCTGTGCATCTCAGGAGAAG CCCGCCACTGAGACGCCAGTGGGTGGGGAGAGATAGGCCTGCACTTCACGGTTCCCTGATCCAGGATGAGAACTTCCACCGCCTGCTCTTCTCccagcatcagcatcagcagcagcagcagcagcagcagcatccacaGGTTCCTTTAGATGAGTCGAGACATTACAACCACGCCAGCGCACCGCCACGCATGCTCCACGCTGCCGCCCACCTGCCTCAGCAGAGCCCCATCATGGTGGATCTACATGACCAG ATGCACCAGGGATCTGTACCAATATCATACACCATTACCACGGTGACGACCCACGGCTTCCCCATCCACGCCGGGCCCCCCCTCGCTGGGTGCAACACGCAGCAGCTCCCAGCATGCTCGGTAATGTTCAGCGGACAGCTCTCTCTGCTCTGCTGCCTTCCTCCTCCA CTCCTTCAGGCCTGCACCATGCAGCACATGCCAGTGTCTTACCAAGCCTTCCCGCCCCTCATCTCCAGCGAGCATTTTATACTGCACCCCAGTCCATCTgtgcccccccaccctcagcaCCAGACGCACCTTACTCCCCTGAGCCAGTTCGTCCCTTTACAGCCTCAGCACCCACGCATG AGGATGGAGAACGAAGTGGATCTCCGAGGAGAGCAGCACGCACTGGGGACCTTCCCGTACCCACCGTCCCACCACCCTCCAGCAATGCCGCCTTCAATCCCCCTTCCTTACCTTCCTCAAGAGCCCCTTCACCAAGAGCTGTCCTTTGGAGTG CCATTTCCCCACATGCTTCCCCGGCGAGTGAGCGGGCAGAGATACCGGTTACAGCAGGCtccgcccgcccccccaccaccaccctcctacTACCCAGGCTTCCTCCCCTACTTCCT GTCAATGCTGCCTGTGCCACCCACCACGGTGGGTCCAGCCATCAGCCTGGACCTGGATGTGGACGACGTGGAGATGGAGAACTATGAG gCATTACTGAACCTGGCAGAGAGGCTGGGTGAAGCCAAGCCCCGCGGGCTGACCAAAGCAGACATAGAGCATCTTCCGTCCTACAGGTTCAACCTGGAGAACCATCTGTCTGAACAAACGCT gtgtGTCGTGTGCTTCTGTGACTTTGAGTGCAGACAGTTACTCCGGGTTCTACCGTGCAACCACGAATTCCACGCCAAGTGTGTGGACAAATGGTTAAAG accAACCGCACCTGCCCCATCTGCCGCGCCGACGCCTCCGACGTCCACCGGGAAGCAGAGTGA
- the rnf44 gene encoding RING finger protein 44 isoform X3 has translation MRPWEIAVNRRPPTAPLNQRRFPGEPCNTPVHLRRSPPLRRQWVGRDRPALHGSLIQDENFHRLLFSQHQHQQQQQQQQHPQVPLDESRHYNHASAPPRMLHAAAHLPQQSPIMVDLHDQMHQGSVPISYTITTVTTHGFPIHAGPPLAGCNTQQLPACSLLQACTMQHMPVSYQAFPPLISSEHFILHPSPSVPPHPQHQTHLTPLSQFVPLQPQHPRMPLQRMENEVDLRGEQHALGTFPYPPSHHPPAMPPSIPLPYLPQEPLHQELSFGVPFPHMLPRRVSGQRYRLQQAPPAPPPPPSYYPGFLPYFLSMLPVPPTTVGPAISLDLDVDDVEMENYEALLNLAERLGEAKPRGLTKADIEHLPSYRFNLENHLSEQTLCVVCFCDFECRQLLRVLPCNHEFHAKCVDKWLKTNRTCPICRADASDVHREAE, from the exons ATGCGACCATGGGAAATAGCAGTCAATAGGCGGCCACCAACTGCCCCTTTAAATCAGAGGAGGTTTCCCGGAGAGCCCTGTAACACACCTGTGCATCTCAGGAGAAG CCCGCCACTGAGACGCCAGTGGGTGGGGAGAGATAGGCCTGCACTTCACGGTTCCCTGATCCAGGATGAGAACTTCCACCGCCTGCTCTTCTCccagcatcagcatcagcagcagcagcagcagcagcagcatccacaGGTTCCTTTAGATGAGTCGAGACATTACAACCACGCCAGCGCACCGCCACGCATGCTCCACGCTGCCGCCCACCTGCCTCAGCAGAGCCCCATCATGGTGGATCTACATGACCAG ATGCACCAGGGATCTGTACCAATATCATACACCATTACCACGGTGACGACCCACGGCTTCCCCATCCACGCCGGGCCCCCCCTCGCTGGGTGCAACACGCAGCAGCTCCCAGCATGCTCG CTCCTTCAGGCCTGCACCATGCAGCACATGCCAGTGTCTTACCAAGCCTTCCCGCCCCTCATCTCCAGCGAGCATTTTATACTGCACCCCAGTCCATCTgtgcccccccaccctcagcaCCAGACGCACCTTACTCCCCTGAGCCAGTTCGTCCCTTTACAGCCTCAGCACCCACGCATG CCTCTGCAGAGGATGGAGAACGAAGTGGATCTCCGAGGAGAGCAGCACGCACTGGGGACCTTCCCGTACCCACCGTCCCACCACCCTCCAGCAATGCCGCCTTCAATCCCCCTTCCTTACCTTCCTCAAGAGCCCCTTCACCAAGAGCTGTCCTTTGGAGTG CCATTTCCCCACATGCTTCCCCGGCGAGTGAGCGGGCAGAGATACCGGTTACAGCAGGCtccgcccgcccccccaccaccaccctcctacTACCCAGGCTTCCTCCCCTACTTCCT GTCAATGCTGCCTGTGCCACCCACCACGGTGGGTCCAGCCATCAGCCTGGACCTGGATGTGGACGACGTGGAGATGGAGAACTATGAG gCATTACTGAACCTGGCAGAGAGGCTGGGTGAAGCCAAGCCCCGCGGGCTGACCAAAGCAGACATAGAGCATCTTCCGTCCTACAGGTTCAACCTGGAGAACCATCTGTCTGAACAAACGCT gtgtGTCGTGTGCTTCTGTGACTTTGAGTGCAGACAGTTACTCCGGGTTCTACCGTGCAACCACGAATTCCACGCCAAGTGTGTGGACAAATGGTTAAAG accAACCGCACCTGCCCCATCTGCCGCGCCGACGCCTCCGACGTCCACCGGGAAGCAGAGTGA
- the slc30a9 gene encoding proton-coupled zinc antiporter SLC30A9, mitochondrial isoform X1, with amino-acid sequence MIPILVKRPWYVFCRVSLQHRASLSHRLPRTPQLSGWQGGGLPNVWFRLPAWRVASPCLGQLHYYCTSGDSKDGPPKPLSVNVPSTEKVLSAPTAATTPGATLLGLTKTETIQVRVRAVLKKREYGSKYTQNNFITAVRAMNEFCLKPSDLEQLRKIRRRSPHDDTEAFTVFLRSDVEAKALDVWGSPEALARERKLRKVVEQEYQETDIYRNQQLLKEYKDFWGNTKPRSNVRATFLQGPGKVVMVAICINGLNFFFKLLAWVYTGSASMFSEAIHSLADTCNQALLALGISQSVRNPDAVHPYGFSNMRYIASLISGVGIFMMGAGLSWYHGIMGLLHPQQMESLLWAYCILAGSLVSEGATLLVAINEIKKSAREHGISFYEYVMQSRDPSTNVVLLEDAAAVLGVIMAASCMGLTSLTGNPYYDSLGSLGVGTLLGAVSAFLIYTNTEALIGRSIQAEHVQKLTEFLENDPAVRAIHDVKATDLGLSKVRFKAEVDFDGRVVTRSYLEKQDIDQILNEIQLVKTSEDLENFMLKHGENIIDTLGAEVDRLEKELKQRNPEVRHVDLEIL; translated from the exons ATGATCCCGATCCTGGTAAAGCGACCATGGTATGTTTTCTGCAGGGTCTCTTTGCAGCACAGAGCGTCTCTGTCACACCGATTACCGAGGACTCCGCAGCTGTCTG GTTGGCAAGGGGGAGGCCTGCCCAACGTATGGTTTCGCCTGCCAGCCTGGCGTGTAGCATCTCCATGTCTAGGCCAGCTACACTACTACTGTACCTCTGGTGACAGTAAGGATGGGCCTCCTAAACCACTGTCGGTCAATGTTCCAAGCACAGAGAAGGTGCTGTCTG CCCCAACAGCAGCAACCACCCCAG GTGCAACACTCCTGGGGTTGACTAAAACGGAGACGATACAGGTCAGAG TACGAGCTGTCCTGAAAAAACGCGAGTATGGATCCAAGTACACGCAGAACAACTTCATCACGGCGGTGAGAGCCATGAATGAATTCTGTCTCAAGCCCAG TGACCTTGAGCAGTTGCGGAAGATTAGGAGGCGGAGCCCGCACGATGACACGGAGGCTTTTACGGTCTTCCTGCGCTCTGATGTCGAAGCAAA AGCACTCGATGTATGGGGAAGTCCTGAAGCTCTGGCCAGAGAGAGGAAACTCAGGAAAGTGGTTGAGCAGGAATACCAAGAAA CAGATATTTATCGAAATCAGCAGTTGCTGAAAGAATATAAAGACTTCTGGGGAAACACTAAG CCTAGATCAAACGTGAGGGCCACGTTTCTACAAGGTCCAGGGAAAGTGGTTATGGTCGCTATTTGCAT CAATGGGCTGAACTTCTTCTTCAAGCTCCTGGCATGGGTGTACACTGGGTCTGCCAGCATGTTCTCTGAAGCCATACACTCCTTGGCCGACACCTGCAACCaggccctgctggccctggGGATCAGCCAGTCGGTCCGCAACCCTGACGCCGTGCATCC GTATGGCTTCTCCAACATGCGGTACATTGCCTCCCTCATCAGTGGAGTGGGCATCTTCATGATGGGAGCCGGTCTCTCCTGGTACCACGGCATCATGGGACTGCTTCATCCACAGCAGATGGAGTCCCTCTTGTGG GCCTACTGTATCTTGGCTGGCTCATTGGTCTCCGAAGGAG CTACATTACTAGTTGCCATCAATGAAATAAAGAAGAGTGCCCGTGAACATGGAATCTCATTTTATGAATACG TGATGCAGAGTCGAGACCCCAGCACCAACGTGGTGCTGCtggaggatgctgctgctgttctgGGGGTCATTATGGCCGCAAGCTGCATGGGGCTCACCTCCCTCACGG GTAACCCCTACTACGACAGCCTGGGGTCCCTGGGGGTGGGCACCCTGCTTGGGGCCGTCTCAGCCTTCCTCATCTACACAAACACGGAGGCCCTGATTGGACGATCCATACAGGCTGAGCACGTGCAGAAACTCACCGAGTTCTTGGAGAACGACCCGGCTGTCAG GGCCATCCACGACGTGAAGGCCACTGACCTGGGCCTCAGCAAGGTGCGCTTCAAGGCGGAGGTAGACTTTGACGGGAGGGTGGTGACACGGTCGTACCTGGAGAAGCAGGACATCGATCAGATTCTCAAC GAAATCCAGCTGGTGAAGACCTCGGAGGACCTGGAGAACTTCATGCTGAAGCACGGGGAGAACATCATCGACACCCTAGGGGCGGAGGTGGACCGCTTGGAGAAGGAGCTCAAG CAACGTAACCCGGAGGTTCGCCACGTGGACCTGGAGATCCTGTAA
- the rnf44 gene encoding RING finger protein 44 isoform X1 → MRPWEIAVNRRPPTAPLNQRRFPGEPCNTPVHLRRSPPLRRQWVGRDRPALHGSLIQDENFHRLLFSQHQHQQQQQQQQHPQVPLDESRHYNHASAPPRMLHAAAHLPQQSPIMVDLHDQMHQGSVPISYTITTVTTHGFPIHAGPPLAGCNTQQLPACSVMFSGQLSLLCCLPPPLLQACTMQHMPVSYQAFPPLISSEHFILHPSPSVPPHPQHQTHLTPLSQFVPLQPQHPRMPLQRMENEVDLRGEQHALGTFPYPPSHHPPAMPPSIPLPYLPQEPLHQELSFGVPFPHMLPRRVSGQRYRLQQAPPAPPPPPSYYPGFLPYFLSMLPVPPTTVGPAISLDLDVDDVEMENYEALLNLAERLGEAKPRGLTKADIEHLPSYRFNLENHLSEQTLCVVCFCDFECRQLLRVLPCNHEFHAKCVDKWLKTNRTCPICRADASDVHREAE, encoded by the exons ATGCGACCATGGGAAATAGCAGTCAATAGGCGGCCACCAACTGCCCCTTTAAATCAGAGGAGGTTTCCCGGAGAGCCCTGTAACACACCTGTGCATCTCAGGAGAAG CCCGCCACTGAGACGCCAGTGGGTGGGGAGAGATAGGCCTGCACTTCACGGTTCCCTGATCCAGGATGAGAACTTCCACCGCCTGCTCTTCTCccagcatcagcatcagcagcagcagcagcagcagcagcatccacaGGTTCCTTTAGATGAGTCGAGACATTACAACCACGCCAGCGCACCGCCACGCATGCTCCACGCTGCCGCCCACCTGCCTCAGCAGAGCCCCATCATGGTGGATCTACATGACCAG ATGCACCAGGGATCTGTACCAATATCATACACCATTACCACGGTGACGACCCACGGCTTCCCCATCCACGCCGGGCCCCCCCTCGCTGGGTGCAACACGCAGCAGCTCCCAGCATGCTCGGTAATGTTCAGCGGACAGCTCTCTCTGCTCTGCTGCCTTCCTCCTCCA CTCCTTCAGGCCTGCACCATGCAGCACATGCCAGTGTCTTACCAAGCCTTCCCGCCCCTCATCTCCAGCGAGCATTTTATACTGCACCCCAGTCCATCTgtgcccccccaccctcagcaCCAGACGCACCTTACTCCCCTGAGCCAGTTCGTCCCTTTACAGCCTCAGCACCCACGCATG CCTCTGCAGAGGATGGAGAACGAAGTGGATCTCCGAGGAGAGCAGCACGCACTGGGGACCTTCCCGTACCCACCGTCCCACCACCCTCCAGCAATGCCGCCTTCAATCCCCCTTCCTTACCTTCCTCAAGAGCCCCTTCACCAAGAGCTGTCCTTTGGAGTG CCATTTCCCCACATGCTTCCCCGGCGAGTGAGCGGGCAGAGATACCGGTTACAGCAGGCtccgcccgcccccccaccaccaccctcctacTACCCAGGCTTCCTCCCCTACTTCCT GTCAATGCTGCCTGTGCCACCCACCACGGTGGGTCCAGCCATCAGCCTGGACCTGGATGTGGACGACGTGGAGATGGAGAACTATGAG gCATTACTGAACCTGGCAGAGAGGCTGGGTGAAGCCAAGCCCCGCGGGCTGACCAAAGCAGACATAGAGCATCTTCCGTCCTACAGGTTCAACCTGGAGAACCATCTGTCTGAACAAACGCT gtgtGTCGTGTGCTTCTGTGACTTTGAGTGCAGACAGTTACTCCGGGTTCTACCGTGCAACCACGAATTCCACGCCAAGTGTGTGGACAAATGGTTAAAG accAACCGCACCTGCCCCATCTGCCGCGCCGACGCCTCCGACGTCCACCGGGAAGCAGAGTGA
- the pin4 gene encoding peptidyl-prolyl cis-trans isomerase NIMA-interacting 4: MPPKGKGGKEGKGGKGGKAPAASGSGDTDKNEKAPKGGTAVKVRHILCEKHGKCMEAMEKLKAGVRFNEVATQYSEDKARQGGDLGWMTRGSMVGPFQDAAFALANSTTDKPVYTDPPIKTKHGYHIIMVEGKK; this comes from the exons ATGCCACCAAAGGGGAAAGGTGGGAAGGAGGGGAAAGGTGGTAAGGGGGGTAAAG CCCCTGCTGCCTCGGGAAGTGGAGATACAGACAAAAACGAAAAGGCACCGAAGGGTGGTACTGCTGTGAAG GTCCGGCATATCTTATGTGAAAAACATGGGAAATGCATGGAGGCCATGGAAAAGTTAAAGGCTGGTGTTCGATTCAACGAAGTAGCTACACAATATAGTGAAGACAAAGCCAGACAAGGA GGGGATTTGGGTTGGATGACGCGAGGATCAATGGTTGGACCCTTTCAGGATGCAGCATTTGCCTTGGCTAACAGTACGACGGATAAACCAGTCTACACAGATCCCCCAATAAAGACCAAACATGGCTACCATATAATTATGGTTGAAGGAAAAAAGTGA
- the grxcr1a gene encoding glutaredoxin domain-containing cysteine-rich protein 1 — MEETAITPAGEKPQKRVRFRVASGNSGRVLKEMFKDDGPSDSLDSDCTSGSDADRASTPSTSGDTSTYGSLCSSLGSEVDESESEPDDLLLHAGARKDRVFTTKRVNIVSKNGTVRGVKDKVSAGQVLFENLSESICPQLLLEFGRIVIYTTSFRVVRTTFERCELVRKIFQNHSVKFLEKNIALDIDYGKDLEERCKRVGEPPSLPVVFVDGHYLGGAEKILDMNESGELQDLLTKIERAQHHHPCQSCGGFAFIPCPMCHGSKMSVFRNCFTDSFKALKCTSCNENGLQPCPSCSK; from the exons ATGGAGGAGACTGCGATCACGCCGGCCGGGGAGAAGCCCCAGAAGCGGGTTCGGTTCCGCGTGGCTTCAGGGAACAGCGGGCGGGTTCTGAAAGAGATGTTCAAGGACGACGGCCCCTCCGACTCTCTGGATTCAGACTGCACCAGTGGCTCTGATGCGGACCGGGCCAGCACCCCGTCCACCAGCGGGGACACGAGCACGTACGGCTCTCTGTGCAGCTCTCTGGGCTCCGAGGTGGACGAAAGCGAGAGCGAGCCGGACGACCTGCTATTGCACGCCGGGGCGCGTAAGGACCGCGTGTTCACAACCAAGAGGGTCAATATAGTCAGTAAGAACGGAACTGTGAGGGGGGTTAAGGACAAAGTGAGCGCGGGTCAAGTCTTGTTTGAGAATCTGTCCGAATCCATTTGT CCTCAGCTATTGCTCGAGTTTGGGCGGATCGTGATCTACACCACAAGCTTCCGCGTGGTGAGGACTACCTTCGAGAGATGCGAGTTGGTCCGGAAGATCTTCCAGAACCACAGTGTGAAGTTCCTCGAGAAGAACATCGCCCTGGATATTGACTACGGCAAAGACCTGGAGGAGAGATGCAAGCGTGTGGGGGAGCCCCCCTCGCTCCCGGTCGTGTTCGTCGATGGACACTACCTTGgg GGTGCTGAGAAGATACTAGACATGAATGAATCAGGAGAACTTCAAGACCTCTTGACAAAAATTGAG AGggcccagcaccaccacccgtGCCAGAGCTGTGGAGGCTTCGCCTTCATCCCGTGCCCAATGTGCCATGGCAGCAAAATGTCTGTGTTCCGCAACTGCTTCACAGACTCCTTCAAAGCCCTCAAGTGCACTTCCTGCAATGAGAATGGGCTCCAGCCTTGTCCCAGCTGCAGCAAATGA